From the genome of Alosa sapidissima isolate fAloSap1 chromosome 14, fAloSap1.pri, whole genome shotgun sequence, one region includes:
- the hypk gene encoding huntingtin-interacting protein K, which produces MAAEGDVDLDLEAEENCTGKPAEKPRKHDSGAADLERVTDYAEEKEISSSDLETAMSVIGDRRSREQKAKQEREKELAKVTIKKEDVELIMGEMEIPRGIAERSLREHMGNVVEALIALTN; this is translated from the exons ATGGCCGCGGAGGGAGATGTCGATTTGGACTTGGAAGCCGAAGAAAATTGTACTGGCAAGCCAGCAGAAAAGCCAAGGAAACATGATAGTGGAGCTGCTGATTTGGAAAGGGTTACTGATTATGCCGAAGAAAAAGAAATATCAAGTTCCGATTTGGAAACG GCAATGTCCGTAATTGGTGACAGAAGATCCAGAGAACAGAAAGCAAAGCAAGAACG AGAAAAAGAACTGGCCAAAGTCACAATTAAGAAAGAGGATGTAGAACTCATT ATGGGCGAGATGGAGATTCCACGAGGCATTGCTGAGCGCAGCTTACGGGAACACATGGGCAATGTGGTTGAGGCCTTGATCGCACTGACCAATTGA